TGCAAGTTGATGTCCAACAAGTGATCGCCGATGGTTTTAGCAAGCAAGGAATTCGTGATGAACTTAACCGGCGTCGGATTTTAGCGGTGGCGCAAAAACGTGAAGAAATCTTACCGCACTTTACTAATGATGTTTAACCACGTAAAATACGCACAATTTTTTTGATTAAGTGACCTTATGAAATCCTTAAAATTTTTTTTCATCTTAATGCCGGCGCTGTTTTTAGCTGGATGTCAAACACTGGATATTGCTGACAATCGTCCGACAAATGTGACTCATATTGAGAAAACGGATGCTCAATGGCAACAACATTTGCAACAACTCAAACAAATTAAATCCTATAATAGCGCCGGTCAATTAGGCTATATATCTAGCAAAGAACGTTTTTCCGCCCGCTTTGATTGGCAATATCGCAATGCGCAATCTTATACCTTGTTGTTATCCTCTACGATCACATCTTCTACCTTAAAATTCGATATGAGTCCTTATGGATTAACAATTTCCGACAATAAG
This portion of the [Pasteurella] aerogenes genome encodes:
- the lolB gene encoding outer-membrane lipoprotein LolB yields the protein MKSLKFFFILMPALFLAGCQTLDIADNRPTNVTHIEKTDAQWQQHLQQLKQIKSYNSAGQLGYISSKERFSARFDWQYRNAQSYTLLLSSTITSSTLKFDMSPYGLTISDNKGNQRSAADAKLLLQEIIGMDIPLEHFSTWLKGQPNEQADYKVGSNHLLASFSYPVDGANWTADYLNYQSVGNRMMPRDILLKNSDQTLKIRIDHWAF